The following nucleotide sequence is from Zea mays cultivar B73 chromosome 1, Zm-B73-REFERENCE-NAM-5.0, whole genome shotgun sequence.
AGTGTGAAAATAATTCTAAAAACCTTAGAAAACTCACATCTGCTACATTTTAACTTTGTTTCAACCCGTTCTAGTTGTGTTAGCTTtgtaataaaattatctacactTTAGTAACCTTATTTTTTTTATCATGTAACATGTTTTAAATAAATGAATAATTAATTTGTTTACCCTATGTTCAGTGGATTAACTTTTCTAATTAAAGTTAAAGTAATGTTTTCAGTCCCTAGTTATAATTTGactaatcaagttttaacttagattaaagttgaattagtgTTTCTTTGGAATatctttctcacatgatttattaaTCGACATAGACATAATTTTCATATTTAACCACATAAAACTTTGGAAAACTATATCTTTTTAACCGTAGTTCAgattttagtagttctcgaacctGCGATCTCATAGCGGCGTGTAGAATACCCTTACGCTATTTGTTcatatgcttggtgtaatgttaccatatccattattttcttgattgtatgtattgctacgagtacaaGCGAGGTCTCattgtggatccctagccattcaccttgggagtttcTAAGGGTCTTGTAAGCCCTGGTTAACAGGAAACTGAGAGCACGTAGAGGGGGGGTGTTTGGTGatactgtaaaattcaacacttaaacaacacaaacttggtttatggaatgttagtgaagtcaaaaccaaggtgctatgaatatagagagaactcttcacttgattgttcctttagaatgagtattgaacttaggaacaataacacaagtgattaagtgagaactctaagaaagaaatcaatcacagaaaaagtggcacaagagacacggtgattttatctcgtggttcggccaatgcctactccacgttgtggtggcctccttcggtcaaggattgcactcaatacctctcaagtgatccagtgattaaccttgagtaccacaattttcttccttatagcagatgtttccctttgtgaggaatctccacaagatggAGCTTCCCACCCCTACAATATTTATCGCAatgaaaccacaagagtaagggagggactcGAAACACACGCAAGCACTAGAGTCGCAGGAACacaacacacacaagtcaagaaacaagcacacacacacaacacaaagagttcacagctcaacaagtgctcaaatctctaacacaactaaTTAGATGTgtgcttgcggagtctaggcgtcttaggatgttcaatagaggcttggtgttctgctccatgcgcctaggggtcccttttatagtcccaaggcagctacgagtcattggagctccatttggtaggcaattcttgctttCTGTCCGTAggcgcacaggacagtccggtgcaccactggacatgaACAATGCATgatttctttccttgtttggcgaagccAACCATTGCATCCGTGGTCCCcttggtacaccggacactgtccggtgcacaccggacagtccggtgcggcctggtgaccgttggctctggccacgcgtcgcccgtggattTAGCACTGATCgagctgccgaccgttggtgtggACGCTGTtgacgcaccgaacagtccggtgaattttagttgcAGCGTCTTTGGCGATTCCTGAGAGCAGTGAGTTCGTCACCACGCCAGCctcggcaccggacagtgtccggtgcacccatagcTGGTGCAAGTCTGGCTGTTTCACCTAAACTTCTTTTGTTCCTTTTTGACTTTACTCAACTGAGTTCCTGGCACTTAAGCAAGCATGTTTAGCACAAAAAACAAATGACTAAGTGTCTAGAACTTACCTTCATACTTGATCCATCTAGATTTGCTTCATATACCTTTGCTCAACATCATGCTAGTTCTCACATAATGTGTTGTGCATcttatcaccaaaacaatatagaaatggcccaagggcacatttccctttcaatctccccctttttggtgatttatgccaacacattaaaaagcaactcATTTTGAACTAACATATCTAGAAGAGCTCAAAAATGCAAATATatgtcaaattgaagaccaataagATTATCATAGaaattggcatatttggatcacttttgccaccacttggtttattttcacaaaacaaattctttttcctatctctatgtcaaaaacacttgttttggcaaatcaagagatctttcaagagtaaatttgatcaaatgccaaaaactccccccttttcccataatcgaaTTTCTCCCCGTAAGAGAacaatttttgcaataagagggttttgaacAAACACAGGAATCTAATTCtacaatttttgaaattcacaagtgggtgACTGATCCAGTTGctatggccttaatttctccccttttggcattaAGCATCAAAACAGGagacttttggccctttaaccccattgcctcaccaaaatgtcaaataagagcaaaaggcaataagaacaCAAGTAagaacttgggacaagatacattgatactggaatgcagtggaagccctttatttgtccaagttcacttttccgtTTCAATAcaactttgagactatatcaagagtactcaacaaacaagttagtctcaaaggagccaAGTAATAGCACATCCTCCCCctcaacatgtgcatcatttgcataaggacttgtgaggtccggggatgacttgtacaacttgagcaccaaaagtaAGCAtttaaaaacattaatgcttaaagtaatatgatcaaaggcatagcgcacatgtatgctatagatcaatccaagttacacgaatctaatACATtttgctcactacgcaacctgcaaaaccttttctcatatatgatatcagctagctggttctcggtgctaatatggaataTATCgaaatctcccctttgctggtggtctctcaaaaagtgatgccggatgtctatgtgcttagtgtggctgtgttcagcaGGATTATCCGcctagcggattgcactctcattatcacatatgagTGAGAGtttgctcatattgtagccaaagtcccagagggtttgcctcatccaaagcagttgcgcgcaacactgtcctgcggcaatatactcggccttagcggtggatagggaaacagaagtttgtttcttagagctccaagacaccagggatcttcccagaaactgacatgtCCATGATATGCTCTTCCTAttaaccttgcacccgacatagtcggaatttgagtatccgattaagtcaaaggtagacccctttggataccagatcccgaagcaaggcgtagaaaccaaaTACCAAAGGATTCGCTTAACgggcacaaggtgacactccttggggtcagattgaaatctagcacacatgcatacacttagcataatatccggtctactagcacaaaggtaaagcaaagatcctatcatagaccggtatgccttttgatcaatggacttacctcctttgttgatgtCTAGATGTCCGtctgttcccattggtgtctttgcgagctttgcatccttcatcccaaacctcttgagcagatcttgagtatacttcgtttgagagataaaggtcccttccttgagttgcttcacttgaaatccaaggaagtagttcaactcgcccatcattgacatctcgaatttctgcatcatcaccctgctaaactcctgatGACTTGTtctcgtattgcggccgttggaatctcatcctcacctacatcatcaagatcaacttgctctcttggagagccattagtctcatcaaatacaacattgctagagacttcaactaatcctgatgacttgttgaagaccctatatgcctttgtatttgagtcatatcctagtaaaaacccttctacagctttgggagaaaacttcgaatgtctacctttctttaccaagatgtaacatttgctcccaaatacacgaaaataggaaacattggatttgttaccggttaggagtttgtatgatgttttcttgaggaggcgatgcaaatAGAGCCGATTTATGGCATGGCATGTTGTATTAACAACTTCCAACCAAAACTGCTCAAgcatcttgtactctccaagcattgtcctcaccATATCAAttagtgtcatgttcttcctctctactacactattttgctgtggtgtgtagggagcggagaactcatgcttgatgccttcctcctcaagaaattctttgacttgaaggttcttgaactccgatccattatcgctccttatctttttcacctttagctcaaactcattttgagctctacttaggaagcgctttagagtTTCTTGGGTTTcaaatttatcctacaaaaagaaaacccaagtgaagcgggaaaaatcatcaacaataacaagaccatacttacttcccccgatgctaagataagcaacgagcccgaagagatccatatgtaggagttctagtggtcttgatgttgtcatcacgttcttgctttgatgagtacttcccacctgcttccctgcttggcatgctacacaaggtctgtatttctcaaaacagacatcggttagtcctaacacatgttctccctttagatgtttatgaaggttcttcatcccaacatgtgctagatggcggtgccagagccagcccatattagtcttagcgattaagcatgcatctagatcagcattttcttttgagaaatcaactaagtagagcttgccgtctaatacacccttaaaggctaatgaaccatcacttcttctaaagacaaatacatcaatatttgtaaataagcaattataacccatatgacataattggcttacagacaacaaattgtactcgagcgattctactagaaaCCCATTTGAAATCGAATGCTCGGTAGTAATGGCTATTTTGCCTAAgcccttgaccttgccttggttcccatctccaaagatgatagtttcttgggaatccctattcttgacgtaggaggtgaacattttcttctcccccgtcatgtggtttgtgcatccactatcaatgatccagcttgagccccggatgtataaacctgcaaggtaattaagcttgagttttaggtacccaactcttgttgggtcctacatggttagtcacaacagactttgaaacccagatgcaagttttgtctctcttgcacttaggtcccaaatttctagcaactactttatcatttttcaTAACAGTACAAATGAAGCATAAGATGTTTGATAAAGCGTATTTGGTCCAATCGATGCCTTCCTAGGCGCATGGGAAGCAACATGATGGCGCCTAGGTCTTTTCCTACCATGAGCATATGAagagctagatgcaaacatggcatgagaattaaatgCAGCATCATGACGAGTAGATAAAGCAGCATGATTATGACACCTATCATGATGAGAAACATTAAAAACATTCTTATCATTagcataaagataggcatggttcttttgagagctactagccataggagccttccctttctccttgttgagattggaagtcctttggcttgttaggttcttggttcccttttagaaaccaagtccatccttaatagaggggtgtctaccaatggtgtaggtatccctggcaaattttagtttctcataatcatccttgcaagtcttaagttgagcattaagacttgcaacatcattatttAACTTAAGAATGGTAGAGGCATGTTCATTGCAAGCAttaatattaaaatctttacacctattgcagataacaacatgctctacagatGAACTAGAAGAATTCActtcttctaacttagcatttaaatcagcatTCAAAATTTTAAGACTAGAAATATAATCATGGTAGGTAGACAGCTCAGAAGACAAtagttcatttttcttaatttcttgagcaagagatttttgaacattaataaatttatcatgttcctcatatagaatatcttcttgcttttctagtagcctatctttttcatttagagcatcaatcagaAGATTCCTATAAATAGATcactataatctacttcatcatcagaagattcctcatcactagaagaagaatacttaggtatttctcgtgtacgtaccttcttctccttagccatgagacatgtgtggagttcgttggggaagagaaaagacttgttgaaggctgaggcagctagtccttcatcagcggagtcagatgaagaacagtcggagtcccattcttttcaatgtgcgcctcgccctttgccttcttgtagttcttcttcctttccttcttccctttcttttcttgtgactggtcattgtcattatcCGGGCATCGTGCTATAAAATGACTAGACTTACCACACTTCAAGCAGGAGCCCTTTCTCTTggacttgctcttgttgggatattccttgcgtcccttcatagtggtcttgaagtgcttgattATAAGTGCCATTTCGTCCTTgttgagcccgacagcctccacttgtgctacctttctaggtagcgcctccttgctacttgttgcttttagaGCAACATGTTGTGGCTCGTAGAGTGGAAGTGGTCCATTTGCGGCATCGTCCACATAcctcgcttccttcaccatcatgcgcccgctcacgaattttttgAGAATTTCCTCGAGCATCATTTCTGTGTACctagggttctcacgaataagatttacaagatgaggatcaataatggtaaatgacctcagcatgagtcggacgacgtcataattcgtccatcttgtactcccatagcttcgattcttgttgaccagggtcttgagcctgttgtaagtttgagttggctcctctccccttatcatggcaaatctccctagctcgccttccaccagctccatcttggtaatcatggGGCGTCGTTACCCTCGTGGGAGATCTTGAGAGTATCCCATATTTGtttagcgttgtccaagccgctaactttgttgtattcatccctgcattgagatgctaacaaaacagtagtagcttgggaatATTTATGTATTTTTTCATTAATCAATACAGAATTATCAGTGCTATCGAAAtacattccattttcaacaatttcccaaatactaggatggaaagAAAATAAgtaactacgcattttatgactccaaaatgaatagtcttctccatcaaagtgtggggggttTCCGAGTGGAATAGATagaaaatgagcatttgaattataaaggatgcgagaataatcaaaagagtaaTTCTGATTAACAGTTTCTTTTTCGACAAAGAATCTtcatcgtcgtcatcccttggtgaagaagaggaggtgtcgctgtcgtagtagatgattttctttatgcacctcttcttcttttcatccctcttcttgtgacttgagcctgagtcagtgggcttgtcgccttttggctcgttgacgtagagggtctccttttccttgttgttgatcaccatccccttgcctttagaatccatctctttgggcagtTAGTCCCTGAATGAAGAGTATGGCTCCGATACGAATTGAGAGCACCTcgagggggatgaataggtggTCCTGTAAAATTTAACacttaaacaacacaaacttggttatggaatgttagtgaagtcaaaaccaaggtgctatgaaTATAGAGAGaattcttcacttgattgttcctttagaataagtattgaacttaggaacaacaacgcagagagttcacaactcaacaagtgctcaaatctctaacacaacgaatcagatgcgtgcttgcggagtttaggcgtcttaggatgttcaatagaggcttggtgttctgctccatgcgcctagggtcccttttataaccctaaggcagctaggagcggttggagctccatttggtatgtaattcttgtcttctgtccgtgggcgcactggacagtccggtgcaccaccagacatgaacagtgTATGATTTCTCCCCTTGgtacaccgaacactgtctggtgcacaccgaacagttcggTGCGGCCCGGTGACCGTTGGCTCTAGCCACGCGTCGCCCATTGATTTAACGCTGATCGCGTTGCCGACTGTTGGTGCGGACGCTGTtggcgcactagactgtccggtgaattttagccgctaCGTCTTTGGCACGCCAGCGTGGGCACcacacactgtccggtgcacccgcagctGGTGCAAGTCTGGCTATTTTAGCTAAACTTCTTTTCCTCCTTTTTGACTTTACTCAACTGagtccctagcacttagataagCATGTTTAGCAcaaaaaacaattgactaagtgtctagaacttaccttcatacttgatccatctagatttgcttcatatacctttgctcaacatcatgttagttctcacatagtgtgttgtgcgtctaatcaccaaaacaatatagaaattacCCAAGGGGACATTTTCCTTTTAgaaacacgtcttgtgggtaaagacgcgcaacctctacagattgtaaaactggtatgtcagtcgtgctcacggtcaagagtgactcatgactctcgcatgattaacttatgtaaTTAAACTAAaaatgtcatttgcattgcactatgagatttattattaattatgatctcttatttaattgggatgatatctacttatatttagtaactgctaataaaattttgacgaacttgttaaaagcaatgctcagccttaaccattcatatttggtaagccttacacttcacatgagcccccatcGCAGGTGAgcgcatgcacattattccccacaacttgttgagcgatgaatgtatgtgagatcacccttgttgtactcatccccaGGTCAGTACAACcaatatgaggagcatgaaggatgacacgatgagttcgtgagaggtctaggctgtcatctcccagtcaactatggttgcggagGATCATCGTCGTCATACGATGTAATATttagctattttctacaaaacccATATTATACAATAAAGATGTAACattgatttctgtaccatgagtcatcatatgtgtgagacttaatCCTACAACAAATTTGAGACGCACCCAGGTTTTCCCTTAAatatgggtgtgacagaagtggtatcagaggaatgttgactatagaacgtaacctagatagaactggacaacacttacctacttacctttgctctgattctttctaaactttctcATCTATTGCGGatttactctgatcattcttaccttttcacttctaaagaccaAGTGGATTTCACAATTTCGAATCTTGTACCTTAGGAAAAAGAGTCCTAATCATAGGCataaaaaactatttttattgaTATCTATGTGCTTGAATTTTTTTCCTTATGGTACctgtttgatttggttctttgattgaggatgatgaattgtggagtaatgtcGACAATTGTATCTGCATGTTTTTAGGCATAAAAATATGTTTATAATAATTAAGATAATATTAAGAATCTAATGTGGACAACTGGTGCTACCACGACTTCACCTTCCGCGCTGACACTTTGGGCCCGCCCCACGCGCGTCAATTGGTTCTCCCACCCCACGCGCCCGGCCTCGGCACCGTGACCCACCCCGGCGTAGCTACCTTAgtatttagaaataaacaataaataTATAAAAATTATTGCAGAGCAAGCACTCGAACTCATGCCCTTTGCTCCAAAAATTTTAAGGCTAATCACTAGACCAGAtataccttagtgtttagaaataaacaataactaTATTTAGAAAAATATCTCAACAcacatttatatgatatataaaaccGTAGCAAAACACGAGCAACTGAATAGTTTGTTTATAAGATAATTAGACGATTTAGATTATCcctattaaaatatatctagcttaatagatccatctcatcttaaaagattccatCTTTATCCTAATAGATTTATCTTGTTCTGATAAGCATACTTAACCCACACTAGTGTATCAACCGTGATCTAATCGAAactaattagatcttatctaccCTAATTTAGTCATactaatctaatctagatcctatcTAATTTAATAGGATCTAACCTAACTTGAGTTAGTTAACACTGGTGAAATAGGTTAGACCCAAATCTGGTTTTGATCTTTTCTAATGGATTTATGAAGATGGCGCTTGCTAACTTCAACCGTGCATAAGGTTTTGATCGGAATTAACTGGTCCAACAGGATGCATGCTCTAACAAGAACAACAATTTGTATTATTTTACACATTCAGAGCACCACGCAGAAAAAAAGTCACAAACAGAAACTGACAAGATCAAAAGTTGGAAAAATTTCTGGATAATAAGAGGCGGTAGCAGTACAAGTTTGTTTACATGCACGATTGAAGTGCTAATTTGGCCCTAGCTTAAACCCTCCTATGACTATGACGCGTCGATGCTCCAGCTATCACTTTGAAGTTTGTTTACATGCACGATTGAAGTGCTAATATTAGCGCCTCTCGTCCCTGTATCTCCAGCTGCTCGCTCGGCTCCTGCTCTTCGTGTCCCTGGATCTCCAGCTGCTCCTACTCTTGATGTCCGGCTCCATTTTCCTTGGCCTGTCCTCGACCTTCTCAGGGACGTTGCGCTGCCGCTTCTCGTCATCAGCATCAGCTTCTCGGTAGTAGCCTGGGTGCTTGCGCTTTGCATCTCCTGTCTGCCCGCTCCTGACGCGATCGCCGCCGGCATTGGAAACGACAGGAGGCATCTTCTCGTCCGAGATCTTGGGGGTATAAGCTAGTAGAACGGCTGTCTCAGGCCTCTGCGCCTGCGGATGCATTCGGTGAGTGGATGGAGCGGCCAACACCGTGGTGTCCAACACGCCGCCTTCCGCCCACTGGATCAAGATGCCGTGCGCGAGGGCGCGCACCTTCCCGGCCTCGTGGCTCAGCAGGCCTTCGACGGCCTTGTCCACGCCGGTGGTGGTCAGCATGGTCGTCGTCACCGGGACCACATGCAGCGTCGAAAGCGCCTCGGCCATGGCCGCGTCGAGCAGCCGGCACAGCCCCTTGACTCGATCGGCGTCGTCGTCCGCGGCATCGCAGAGCATCTCCACCAGCTCGCTCCTCAGTTGCCGGAACTTGTCCCGGGAGCGGGCCCCGGTGGCGGTCTCTATGGCGGTGTCGATGGCCGCGAACGCAGGGAAGAAGGGCTTCCACCGGCGGAGCGACATCACCGCGCGTTTGGATTGGCTGCAGGGAACCGATGCGCGCTCGCTAACGATCGATGAGGGTATGGGGCAGGACTGTTGAAGCGTAATACCACGCCGCTGGTCTCATGTTTATATAGCGCCAAAGGCCAGGCGATCGACATGTACAGGATCTATCTATAGCTAACAAAGTAGCAACTACCTgaaggtattcaatggataatcatCGGGAATGGATAATCACTAGGAGCATCTATATATCACCATAACAGACAGGAACATCTTCCATCTTCAATTCCAACAAGGACGACGGGACACCGGGCTTTATATCCATCGTCACGAACAAGAATCCAACTGATGAGGAGATTGGTTGTTCGATTCGAACGCGATCAGGCATTCAGTTACGCCCCTCTCGGTGATCCCATCCTAGGCAGTCAGAATAATGATTAATTTAGATCTGCATTTGTCCAAACCTCTGTTTGTTACTGTGCAGTTTTCAACACTGGAGATTGTCTAAAACTGAATTTTAAAACCGACTGCAAATGGGTAGTGCGCGAGGCTGGGTTGAAGACCGGCGCCGACGAGGGCAGCGCGCGACATCGCAGACCCATTTTTAGCCAAACGGCGACATCGCTTGGCGCCTTGCATTGAGCCTTGCCTGCCGATGGAGCTCCAAATTCCATGAGAGTTAGGGACAGGGAGTAGCGCTAAGAGAGAGCAGGGATAATGAGCTGCGGTGAGCGAC
It contains:
- the LOC109943789 gene encoding uncharacterized protein, which codes for MSLRRWKPFFPAFAAIDTAIETATGARSRDKFRQLRSELVEMLCDAADDDADRVKGLCRLLDAAMAEALSTLHVVPVTTTMLTTTGVDKAVEGLLSHEAGKVRALAHGILIQWAEGGVLDTTVLAAPSTHRMHPQAQRPETAVLLAYTPKISDEKMPPVVSNAGGDRVRSGQTGDAKRKHPGYYREADADDEKRQRNVPEKVEDRPRKMEPDIKSRSSWRSRDTKSRSRASSWRYRDERR